Proteins from one Listeria weihenstephanensis genomic window:
- a CDS encoding PTS mannose/fructose/sorbose transporter subunit IIC, whose product MEPIQIILVFLVACVCGMGSILDEWQTHRPLIACTLTGLVLGDMTTGIIIGGSLEMIALGWMNIGAAVAPDTALASLISTILVISGGQDISVGISLAIPLAAAGQVLTILVRTITVGFQHSADKMAESGNLRGIDMLHVTALLLQAMRIAIPVLIVALSMGTSVVTDMLNAIPDWLVNGLNVSGGFIVVVGYAMVINMMQAKYLMPFFFLGFVVAAFTTFNLVALGVLGLVAAIVYIQLSPKYYLKEALAQYGAAGGGGSKPANDLDDDLDD is encoded by the coding sequence CAAACTCACCGTCCGTTGATTGCTTGTACGCTTACAGGTCTTGTACTTGGAGACATGACAACCGGTATCATTATTGGTGGTTCACTAGAAATGATCGCGCTTGGTTGGATGAACATTGGGGCAGCCGTTGCACCTGATACAGCCTTGGCATCATTAATTTCTACAATCTTAGTTATTTCAGGGGGACAAGACATCAGCGTTGGTATCTCACTTGCGATTCCACTAGCTGCTGCTGGTCAAGTTTTAACGATTCTAGTTCGTACAATTACAGTTGGTTTCCAACATTCAGCTGATAAAATGGCGGAATCAGGAAATCTGAGGGGAATAGATATGCTTCACGTCACGGCCTTGCTCCTGCAGGCGATGCGGATTGCAATTCCAGTCTTAATCGTTGCCCTATCGATGGGTACAAGTGTCGTAACTGACATGCTAAACGCAATACCAGATTGGCTTGTTAACGGTCTAAACGTATCCGGTGGCTTTATCGTTGTTGTCGGTTATGCGATGGTAATTAACATGATGCAAGCGAAATACTTAATGCCTTTCTTCTTCCTAGGTTTCGTAGTCGCAGCCTTCACCACGTTCAACTTAGTAGCACTTGGTGTTCTTGGACTTGTAGCAGCTATTGTCTACATCCAATTGAGCCCTAAATATTATCTAAAAGAAGCACTTGCCCAGTATGGCGCTGCAGGTGGCGGTGGGTCTAAACCAGCGAACGATCTGGATGACGACCTAGACGACTAA